The Gigantopelta aegis isolate Gae_Host unplaced genomic scaffold, Gae_host_genome ctg4614_pilon_pilon, whole genome shotgun sequence genome includes a region encoding these proteins:
- the LOC121392822 gene encoding LOW QUALITY PROTEIN: ATPase GET3-like (The sequence of the model RefSeq protein was modified relative to this genomic sequence to represent the inferred CDS: inserted 2 bases in 2 codons), translated as MGLPVWGPISRYLESSVKHFLSGDALTKLASFFQTRVDRFMNKTILITGAAGDIGSVTAYAFAHRGATIVLVDLASTQQKLLDHQKNLIKEGAKSVYVLTADVTKVEDVQTMVSDTEIDPEVLDKDEIEDELNQSESGLTGLAKELLQDLAGSLPGIDEAKSFIQVMSLVQELKFSVVVFDTAPTGHTIRFLSMPQVFEKGISKLXTLKSHFGPLMSQLMPAMGVTGDNEMQIVQQLPVIKQINEEFRDANKSTFICVCIPEFLSLYETERLXQHLTKMNIDVHNIVVNQLLRPEKMTKIYELYETFILLSVLCWNKK; from the exons ATGGGTTTGCCTGTTTGGGGTCCAATTTCAAGATATCTGGAGAGTTCTGTGAAGCATTTTTTATCAGGAGACGCTTTGACAAAGTTGGCATCGTTTTTCCAAACGAGG GTTGATAGATTCATGAACAAGACTATTTTAATAACAGGAGCAGCTGGAGATATAGGATCAGTAACAGCATATGCATTTGCTCATCGAGGAGCTACGATTGTATTAGTAGATTTGGCCAGCACACAACAGAAGTTATTAGACCATCAGAAAAATCTGATAAAAGAAGGAGCTAAAAGTGTCTATGTCTTAACAGCTGATGTCACAAAAGTTGAAGATGTTCAGACAATGGTTTCAGATACA GAAATTGATCCTGAAGTATTGGATAAAGATGAGATTGAAGATGAACTAAACCAAAGTGAAA GTGGTCTGACAGGTTTAGCTAAAGAACTCTTGCAAGATTTAGCTGGATCATTGCCTGGTATAGATGAAGCTAAGAGCTTTATACAAGTTATGAG TCTTGTGCAAGAATTGAAATTCTCAGTTGTTGTGTTTGATACTGCTCCAACTGGTCATACTATTCGTTTCTTATCAATGCCTCAAGTATTTGAGAAAGGCATTTCAAAAT TCACATTGAAGTCTCACTTTGGTCCTTTAATGAGTCAG CTTATGCCTGCAATGGGAGTGACTGGAGATAATGAAATGCAAATTGTTCAACAACTTCCAGTTATCAAGCAAATTAATGAGGAATTTAGAGACGCT AACAAATCGACAttcatttgtgtgtgtattccaGAGTTCCTTTCTCTTTATGAGACAGAGAGAC TACAGCATTTGACCAAAATGAATATAgatgtacataatattgtagTCAATCAATTGTTAAGGCCAGAGAAAATGACAaag ATTTATGAACTGTATGAGACTTTCATATTATTGAGTGTCCTCTGTTGGAACAAGAAGTAA